The Hypanus sabinus isolate sHypSab1 chromosome 1, sHypSab1.hap1, whole genome shotgun sequence genome contains a region encoding:
- the tshz1 gene encoding teashirt homolog 1 isoform X2: protein MTANPEPGGRSPVSDASDQLADLRSVSSKDGQEREEGLAEDRPPASRDSLAQMKAAYSNLLSSSYWTSLGLDLKTANQASGSGSSNGSSHNGSGGGVGYDWHQAALAKTLQQTSYGIIQEPSLFSTVQLYRQQNKLFGSVFTGASKFRCKDCSSAYDTLVELTVHMNETGHYRDDNRDRDPDNPRKWSKPRKRSLMEMEGKEDAQKVLKCMYCGHSFESLQDLSVHMIKTKHYQKVPLKEPVPALASKLLPPNKRRAQQEPPPCSPESAPNPSGLPAGESASAQKAANPYVTPNNRYGYQNGASYTWQFEARKAQILKCMECGSSHDTLQQLTAHMMVTGHFLKVTNSASKKGKQLVFDAVAEEKIQSIPLPPSTPARLVVPTAQAKPETSPPPLVNERKEQEEEPAEEDEKEREIKEEREDHDEKFESTSQYQYLREEDLDESPKGGIDILKSLENTVTSAINKAQNGAPTWGGYPSIHAAYQLSGAIRPFQTAGQNAQSTPFYTNNLKAPSSEHLAVVEPSECQSPPPQKSNVHAMEELVEKVTGKMTIKAEEKAAEKEQAAAPRIKATCGSSSPAVRDSPRAEDCEVSMQPLRNSDGQEVKVKKETSLDSSFPNGTECFRSTVSNGCNSMAIITDQSPESPFVNPLSALQSIMNTHLGKAAKPLSPSLDPLAMLYKISNSVLDKPIFPATQVKQADIVDRYYYENNDQPIDLTKSKSNKKLISAMTETILSTSRENALLDISDMVKNLTGRLTPKSSTPSTVSEKSEADASSFEETLEDISPIQKRKGRQSNWNPQHLLMLQAQFAASLRESSEGKYIMSDLNLHERVHISKFTGLSMTTISHWLANVKYQLRRTGGTKFLKNLDTGHPVFFCNDCASQFRTPSSYITHLETHLGFSMKDLSKLSVEQLREQQAVSKVIPNRSVNSVGMSEEDVNSTFQCKMCNRTFVSKHAVKLHLSKTHGKSPEDHLLYVTEFEKQ, encoded by the coding sequence AGCAATGGCAGCAGTCACAATGGCAGTGGTGGTGGCGTAGGCTATGACTGGCACCAGGCCGCGCTGGCCAAGACGCTCCAGCAGACCTCCTATGGAATCATCCAGGAGCCTAGCCTGTTCAGCACGGTGCAGCTGTATAGGCAGCAGAACAAACTGTTTGGGTCGGTGTTCACCGGCGCCAGCAAGTTCCGCTGCAAGGACTGCAGCTCGGCCTACGACACCCTGGTAGAGCTGACCGTGCACATGAACGAGACCGGCCACTATCGCGATGACAATCGCGACCGGGACCCCGACAACCCTCGCAAGTGGTCCAAGCCCAGGAAACGCTCCCTCATGGAGATGGAGGGCAAGGAGGACGCCCAGAAAGTCCTCAAGTGCATGTACTGTGGCCACTCCTTCGAGTCCCTGCAGGACCTCAGCGTGCACATGATCAAGACCAAGCACTATCAGAAGGTGCCCCTCAAGGAGCCTGTGCCAGCCCTGGCCTCCAAGCTTCTGCCTCCCAACAAGAGGAGGGCACAGCAGGAACCTCCGCCCTGCTCACCGGAGTCTGCCCCAAATCCCTCAGGCTTGCCTGCCGGAGAGTCAGCCTCAGCCCAGAAAGCAGCCAATCCTTACGTGACTCCTAACAACCGCTATGGCTACCAGAATGGCGCCAGCTACACCTGGCAGTTCGAGGCCCGCAAGGCGCAGATCCTCAAGTGCATGGAGTGCGGGAGCTCCCACGATACCTTGCAGCAGCTGACGGCACACATGATGGTGACCGGGCACTTCCTCAAGGTCACCAACTCCGCCTCTAAGAAGGGCAAGCAGCTGGTGTTTGACGCAGTGGCTGAGGAGAAGATCCAGTCCATTCCCTTGCCTCCCTCCACCCCGGCACGGTTGGTGGTGCCCACTGCCCAAGCCAAGCCCGAAACCTCGCCGCCGCCGCTGGTGAACGAGAGGAAGGAGCAGGAAGAAGAGCCGGCAGAGGAGGACGAAAAGGAGAGGGAGATAAAGGAGGAGAGGGAAGACCATGATGAGAAGTTTGAATCCACTTCCCAGTACCAGTATCTGCGGGAGGAAGATCTGGATGAGAGTCCGAAAGGTGGTATTGATATCCTGAAGTCTCTGGAGAACACGGTCACCTCTGCCATCAACAAAGCCCAGAATGGCGCTCCCACGTGGGGAGGCTATCCGAGTATTCATGCTGCTTATCAGCTCTCAGGAGCGATCAGACCCTTTCAAACGGCAGGGCAGAATGCCCAGTCAACCCCATTCTACACCAACAACCTGAAGGCCCCATCTTCCGAGCACCTGGCTGTGGTGGAGCCCTCAGAGTGCCAGTCGCCGCCACCTCAGAAGAGCAACGTCCATGCCATGGAAGAGCTGGTGGAGAAGGTTACGGGCAAAATGACCATCAAGGCGGAAGAGAAGGCTGCGGAGAAAGAGCAGGCAGCTGCTCCCAGGATCAAGGCTACCTGCGGCTCCTCATCCCCGGCCGTGAGGGACTCACCCAGGGCCGAAGACTGTGAGGTTTCAATGCAGCCATTGAGAAACAGCGATGGCCAGGAGGTGAAAGTGAAAAAGGAGACCAGTTTGGACAGCTCTTTCCCAAATGGGACGGAGTGTTTTAGGTCAACAGTCAGCAATGGCTGTAACAGTATGGCGATTATCACTGACCAGTCACCTGAGTCACCATTTGTCAATCCACTCAGTGCTCTCCAGTCAATTATGAACACGCACTTGGGCAAGGCAGCCAAGCCCCTGAGTCCCAGCCTTGACCCCTTGGCCATGCTGTACAAAATCAGCAACAGTGTGCTGGACAAGCCCATCTTCCCTGCCACTCAGGTCAAGCAGGCGGACATTGTGGACCGGTACTACTATGAAAATAACGATCAGCCAATAGACTTAACCAAATCGAAAAGCAACAAGAAGCTCATTTCCGCCATGACGGAGACGATTCTCTCCACATCACGGGAAAACGCGCTGTTGGACATCTCTGACATGGTGAAGAACCTCACGGGACGGCTGACGCCCAAGTCGTCAACGCCCTCTACGGTGTCGGAGAAGTCAGAAGCCGATGCCAGCAGCTTCGAGGAAACCTTGGAGGATATCTCTCCCATCCAGAAAAGGAAGGGCAGGCAGTCTAACTGGAACCCCCAACATCTCCTAATGCTGCAAGCTCAGTTTGCAGCCAGCTTACGGGAGTCTTCCGAAGGCAAATACATCATGTCGGACTTAAACCTCCACGAGCGGGTACACATTTCCAAGTTCACCGGCCTCTCCATGACCACGATAAGCCATTGGCTAGCCAACGTCAAGTATCAGTTAAGAAGGACAGGTGGAACGAAATTCCTGAAGAACTTAGACACGGGTCACCCAGTTTTCTTCTGTAATGATTGTGCCTCACAGTTTAGGACTCCTTCCAGCTACATAACTCACCTGGAGACTCACTTAGGGTTTTCTATGAAGGATCTCTCCAAGTTATCAGTAGAGCAACTTCGCGAGCAGCAGGCGGTTTCTAAGGTGATACCAAATAGGTCCGTGAACTCAGTTGGGATGTCCGAGGAGGATGTAAACTCGACATTCCAGTGTAAAATGTGCAACAGGACATTTGTAAGCAAACATGCGGTCAAATTGCACCTTAGCAAAACACATGGCAAGTCTCCAGAGGACCACCTGTTATATGTAACTGAGTTTGAGAAACAGTAG